A region from the Triplophysa rosa linkage group LG4, Trosa_1v2, whole genome shotgun sequence genome encodes:
- the LOC130552860 gene encoding LOW QUALITY PROTEIN: calmodulin-regulated spectrin-associated protein 3 (The sequence of the model RefSeq protein was modified relative to this genomic sequence to represent the inferred CDS: substituted 1 base at 1 genomic stop codon), which produces MDASATPVPEISPLDRYDSTRAKIRASVRWLLSRAHGCEESVPAGLKEALSSDGGVTPAVEQLLLSCDLYSGAFTSHPLTSIITAPPGDHSALLQVLDRYGAIPLDRQNPVSEMQLKHKPINMGAHLAVIDSLMSLSAMETVGRVKMSKEVDQFGGNASWEKSLLFWINKVNQKLRERCHVEENQKSNTCTDLQPVHPSCPQRWYWKLVPHAIAFCLKESGNKPPVIRYRKDKFSLKETGFFVYCLVXGICRDGCAHCRCSYFYCLRCLHMEDVCLKETMCVADSLYNLQLIREFCVSHLKSHCCLQLEDFLYAPPTLHVNIMCFLSELLETFEVQKPDFIKPAHTLDLTDASDLLDCTSPINGNSNSGSPSFILKQSILPQSNSTSEGRGWSKKQMSRPLSAVAFSIPFPLDSDVDVVMGNPLFRSVSTDSLTAVTNPDAYTPPEDLSKLIGQAPLGELATIEEALQIIHTTRPVRNEPRLRPEGAPAGFYLHYPENDGARLSSSAPCKSGMMYRPVRGGPDSSGDKHGNVDSDTQEDLPKTSSSLANGPKSGHMTNFAECRKKALDSPGNSRPHDTGESFSPSAMMSPAGAAEAQELGARLEEKRKAIEAQKRRIEAIFTKHRQRLGKTAFLQLQKKEEEEAEDEGQSLTLEERLTQMEQQLQQEENREKEEEKKKQEEEKKMNEEQKKSNGDVVAPPKLEKQVTFSVDTKNGKEKEPPLVEYNEAVDKLSSALQTLQKDMQRLTEQQQRLMGKKTVSSPKNTPSNKTPSSNAWVIPSSPKLPATPPHLSRESTRIISPSGSPSRSSQPCDTPRSPKSTALSTSRRHRNVAPKSPKRQLTSRPTDLGFQPLTRVLTPPQNVDTLPHLRRGSPSQCQVQTCSSLRLGGPRTPQESPPQPAPAQESTPESGSSDHNTPIFTLELEAGPPSALPAELLGGGSSSGAPSECSFESDMLLSSARFKDERQESEGAVTLEDDTDLEQGTEIFSSDSMSDQTDTESRLGLDVFFKEAGLSEEEMAQKRALLLQRQQRRAQEIKSRKHSQDPEASQKSSTDDLRSSHTQPLSQSLPTSYGPPAPSQATAPGTPLRWGAFTRAEYERRHQLKIMADLEKVLNQKPTKHSGKKQHKAHKNHELAHSPRKNRTANQKDGGSADKPVSHSDSPSKVLSSGQLANHNAGKDWENGSNASSPAPIPEYTGPKLFKEPSFKSNKFIIHNALSHCCLAGKVNEFQKNKIVEEMEKSSASHFMILLRDSNCQFRAVYTPDGQSDELHRVCGVGPRVIPSSAVGAIYKYSSDRKQFSVLPSRTLSMSVDAFTIPAHLWHAKKHGTPKKVATPK; this is translated from the exons ATGGACGCGTCTGCGACGCCGGTACCGGAGATCAGCCCGCTGGACCGATACGACTCCACCCGAGCCAAGATCCGCGCAAGTGTCCGCTGGCTGCTGAGCCGAGCCCACGGATGTGAAG AAAGTGTTCCCGCTGGCCTGAAGGAGGCGCTGTCCTCAGATGGAGGAGTCACTCCTGCCGTTGAGCAGCTCCTGTTGTCATGTGATCTGTACAGTGGTGCCTTCACCTCACATCCTCTCACCAGCATCATCACAGCGCCCCCTGGAGACCACAGCGCCCTCCTGCAGGTGCTCGATCGGTACGGCGCCATCCCTCTGGACCGCCAGAACCCCGTCAGTGAGATGCAGCTGAAACACAAACCCATCAACATG GGAGCGCACCTGGCAGTGATTGATTCGTTGATGTCACTGAGTGCCATGGAAACGGTGGGGCGTGTCAAGATGTCGAAGGAAGTGGATCAGTTTGGAGGCAATGCCAGCTGGGAAAAGTCTCTTCTCTTCTGGATCAACAAG GTGAATCAGAAGTTGAGGGAAAGATGTCATGTGGAGGAGAATCAGAAATCAAACACCTGCACTGACCTGCAACCAGTTCATCCCTCT TGTCCACAGCGCTGGTACTGGAAACTGGTTCCA CATGCCATCGCATTTTGTTTGAAGGAGTCTGGGAATAAACCTCCGGTG atccGTTACAGGAAAGATAAGTTCAGTCTAAAAGAGACAGGTTTTTTCGTGTATTGTCTGGTGTAAGGGATCTGTCGAGACGGTTGTGCTCATTGCCGCTGCTCTTACTTCTACTGTCTCAGATGTCTGCACatgga agatGTGTGTCTGAAGGAGACCATGTGTGTGGCAGATAGTTTGTATAATCTGCAGTTGATCAGAGAGTTTTGTGTGAGTCATCTGAAGAGTCACTGCTGTTTACAGCTGGAGGATTTTCTGTATGCTCCGCCCACTTTACAT GTGAACATCATGTGCTTCCTGTCAGAGCTGCTGGAGACGTTTGAAGTACAGAAACCAGATTTCATCAAGCCCGCACACACACTGGACCTAACCg ATGCATCAGATCTGCTCGACTGCACAAGTCCAATCAATGGCAACAGCAACAG CGGCTCTCCGTCTTTCATTCTGAAACAGTCGATCCTGCCTCAGTCGAATTCTACGTCTG AGGGACGAGGATGGAGCAAAAAACAAATGAG TCGTCCTCTCTCTGCTGTGGCCTTCAGCATCCCGTTCCCTCTGGACAGTGATGTTGATGTTGTTATGGGCAACCCTCTCTTCCGTTCCGTCAGCACTGATAGTCTCACTGCGGTAACCAACCCTGACGCGTACACGCCCCCCGAGGATTTGAGTAAGCTCATTGGTCAGGCTCCTCTAGGGGAGTTAGCCACAATAGAAGAAGCCTTACAGATCATTCATACCACCCGTCCCGTGCGCAACGAGCCCCGTCTGCGGCCCGAGGGGGCGCCGGCCGGCTTTTACCTCCACTATCCTGAAAACGATGGGGCCAGGTTAAGCAGCTCCGCCCCCTGTAAATCAGGAATGATGTATCGACCGGTGAGAGGAGGGCCTGATAGCAGTGGAGACAAACATGGAAATGTAGACTCCGACACACAGGAAGACCTCCCAAAAACCTCCTCCAGTCTGGCCAACGGGCCCAAGTCCGGTCACATGACTAACTTTGCTGAATGCAGAAAGAAGGCACTGGATTCTCCAGGTAACTCCAGACCACATGACACGGGGGAATCATTCAGCCCCTCAGCCATGATGAGTCCTGCTGGAGCAGCGGAGGCGCAGGAGCTCGGGGCTCGCTTGGAGGAGAAACGCAAGGCCATAGAAGCTCAGAAGAGACGGATCGAGGCCATCTTTACCAAACACAGACAGAGGCTGGGCAAGACTGCCTTCCTCCAGCTTCAGAAGAAAGAGGAAGAAGAGGCGGAAGACGAGGGACAGTCGCTCACTTTGGAAGAACGATTGACACAAATGGAGCAGCAGCTTCAACAGGAggagaacagagagaaagaggaggagAAGAAGAAACAGGAGGAGGAGAAAAAAATGAACGAGGAACAAAAGAAGAGCAACGGTGATGTTGTAGCACCGCccaaactggagaaacaggtgaccTTCTCCGTTGATACAAAGAATGGGAAGGAGAAAGAGCCACCGCTGGTGGAATACAACGAGGCCGTAGATAAGCTAAGCTCCGCCCTTCAGACCCTGCAAAAGGACATGCAGCGCCTCACAGAACAGCAGCAAAGGCTCATGGGAAAGAAAACTGTGAGTTCTCCGAAAAACACCCCCTCAAATAAGACACCTTCCAGCAATGCCTGGGTCATCCCATCCTCTCCTAAACTCCCTGCCACACCCCCTCATCTTTCAAGAGAATCCACCCGTATCATTTCACCGTCTGGATCACCGTCACGTTCCAGTCAACCCTGTGATACTCCCAGATCCCCTAAAAGCACAGCGTTGTCTACATCGCGCAGACACCGCAACGTCGCTCCAAAAAGCCCGAAACGGCAACTTACTTCTCGGCCAACAGATCTCGGCTTCCAGCCCCTCACACGAGTCTTGACGCCACCGCAGAACGTTGACACACTCCCTCATCTACGACGAGGCTCTCCGAGTCAGTGTCAGGTGCAGACCTGCTCCTCGCTACGACTCGGAGGTCCTCGCACGCCGCAAGAGTCTCCGCCACAACCTGCCCCGGCCCAAGAGAGCACACCGGAGTCAGGATCCAGTGACCATAACACACCAATCTTCACCCTGGAGCTGGAGGCTGGACCTCCGTCTGCGCTCCCAGCAGAACTGTTAGGGGGTGGGAGCAGCTCAGGAGCCCCATCAGAGTGCTCGTTTGAAAGCGACATGCTCCTCAGCAGTGCTCGCTTTAAAGACGAGCGGCAGGAGAGCGAGGGTGCCGTCACACTGGAGGATGACACGGATCTGGAGCAGGGTACAGAAATATTCTCATCCGACTCCATGAGCGACCAGACCGACACTGAGAGCCGGCTGGGGCTTGATGTTTTCTTCAAG GAGGCGGGGCTTTCAGAGGAGGAGATGGCCCAGAAAAGAGCGCTACTCTTACAGCGACAGCAAAGACGAGCTCAAGAGATCAAGAGCCGGAAACACAGCCAAGACCCCGAGGCCAG TCAAAAGTCTTCCACGGATGACCTACGAAGTTCTCATACTCAGCCCCTTTCACAGTCACTGCCCACCTCATACGGCCCACCGGCTCCCTCGCAGGCCACAGCCCCAGGCACGCCCCTGCGGTGGGGAGCGTTTACACGGGCGGAGTATGAAAGACGCCATCAGCTAAAGATCATGGCTGATCTGGAGAAGGTTCTCAATCAGaaaccaacaaaacacagtGGCAAAAAACAGCACAAAGCGCACAAAAACCACGAGCTAGCACACTCGCCGAGGAAGAACCGAACAG CTAACCAGAAGGACGGTGGATCAGCTGATAAACCTGTCAG CCATTCAGATTCTCCCTCAAAGGTGCTGTCATCTGGGCAGCTGGCCAATCACAATGCAGGGAAAGACTGGGAAAACGGATCCAATGCCTCCTCTCCAGCGCCCATCCCAGAGTACACCG GTCCTAAGTTGTTCAAGGAACCCAGCTTTAAATCGAACAAGTTCATCATTCACAACGCTCTCTCGCACTGCTGCCTTGCAGGCAAAGTCAATGAATTTCAGAAAAACAAGATTGTGGAG GAGATGGAGAAGAGCTCGGCCAGTCATTTTATGATCCTGCTGCGGGATTCCAACTGTCAGTTCCGTGCTGTCTACACTCCAGACGGCCAATCAGATGAGCTGCATCGAGTCTGCGGCGTCGGCCCGCGTGTCATTCCCTCTTCGGCTGTGGGAGCTATCTATAAATACAGCTCGGACCGCAAGCAGTTCAGCGTGCTTCCGTCACGTACCCTGAGCATGAGCGTGGATGCTTTCACTATCCCCGCCCACCTGTGGCATGCCAAGAAACATGGCACACCCAAAAAAGTAGCCACACCCAAATAA
- the wu:fk65c09 gene encoding keratin, type I cytoskeletal 47 kDa, whose product MSRPAIKRVIFTTFYHITYSLTDTRFPQQKSFLLAVTTRLCSPVKVMSQIRSSSAGSFSNRSQVSRSFSSSGGGGYGFGGGINQAYGQSLMAGSVHSGAGIGVGSGFGLGSGVGFGIGSGFGMGAVSGRSVSSGLRMVGGSISAGGGGGSLSAGLKMGGGGAFVQNMAYIVNDKQQLQVLNDRLATYLEKVKRLEITNRELNEKLRSFTVNRVQTTHDLEPYQMQLRPLREKILTLIQENTELTLAIDNAKLAAEDFRLKYETEFGICQSVEGDIANLKALKKEYNATSDVLLHEVNTFEVELKNIKDAHQQEMIGLRGQIAGTVTVDVQNVESADLSRVLAEIRAEYETVIKKNRREAEHWYTKQVEKKSAEFAIVTETAVTGGTEITENRKQSMTLHTQLDAAFVEKSNLEQRLLEVQSQYQSQLYRLSQLAGSLEGELMSVRESALQQSRDYQLLLSTKVQLEREINTYKALLEGAGEVTVLAARPKTLEVKETVTVVDSSVDISTTVLTESVTAGSVDVTVLP is encoded by the exons ATGAGCAGACCAGCTATAAAACGTGTGATCTTCACCACCTTCTATCACATCACCTACAGCCTGACAGACACCAGGTTCCCTCAACAGAAATCATTTCTGCTCGCTGTGACCACTCGCCTCTGCTCTCCGGTTAAAGTCATGTCTCAGATCAGAAGCTCTTCTGCGGGGTCCTTCAGTAACCGCTCTCAGGTGTCCAGGAGTTTTTCGAGCTCTGGAGGTGGAGGATATGGATTTGGAGGAGGAATTAATCAGGCGTACGGTCAGTCTCTGATGGCCGGCAGTGTGCACAGCGGTGCAGGGATAGGTGTAGGGTCTGGGTTTGGTTTAGGGTCTGGTGTAGGGTTTGGCATTGGGTCAGGGTTTGGGATGGGGGCAGTGAGTGGAAGGTCCGTCTCATCTGGTTTGAGAATGGTTGGAGGCTCTATATCGGCTGGTGGAGGTGGAGGATCTCTCTCAGCTGGTTTGAAGATGGGTGGTGGAGGTGCCTTCGTGCAGAACATGGCATACATCGTCAATGACAAACAGCAGCTGCAGGTTCTGAACGACCGTCTCGCCACTTACCTGGAGAAGGTGAAACGTCTGGAGATCACAAACCGCGAGCTAAATGAAAAACTCCGATCGTTCACCGTCAACAGAGTTCAAACCACTCACGACCTGGAGCCGTATCAAATGCAGCTGAGACCTCTGCGTGAAAAG ATTCTGACTCTTATTcaagaaaacacagaacttacttTAGCCATAGACAATGCCAAACTGGCTGCAGAGGATTTCAGATTGAA GTATGAGACCGAGTTTGGCATCTGTCAGTCTGTGGAGGGGGATATAGCAAATCTAAAAGCTCTGAAGAAAGAGTATAATGCCACGAGCGACGTGCTACTGCATGAGGTCAATACATTTGAAGTTGAACTCAAAAACATCAAAGACGCACACCAGCAG GAGATGATCGGCCTGCGAGGGCAGATTGCAGGTACAGTGACTGTGGATGTGCAGAATGTTGAGAGTGCAGACCTGTCACGTGTGCTGGCCGAGATCCGTGCCGAGTACGAGACGGTCATCAAGAAGAACCGCAGAGAGGCGGAACACTGGTACACTAAACAG GTGGAGAAGAAAAGTGCCGAGTTTGCGATCGTCACGGAGACGGCGGTCACTGGTGGTACTGAGATCACAGAGAACCGCAAACAGTCGATGACGCTGCACACGCAACTGGATGCCGCATTCGTAgag AAATCTAACCTGGAGCAGCGTCTGCTGGAGGTTCAGTCTCAATATCAGTCCCAGTTGTACAGATTGAGTCAGCTGGCTGGGAGTCTGGAGGGGGAGCTCATGTCCGTCCGTGAGAGCGCCCTGCAGCAGAGTCGAGACTATCAGCTGCTCCTGAGCACCAAAGTtcagctggagagagagatcAACACTTACAAAGCTCTGCTAGAGGGCGCCGGAGAGGTCACTGTGCTCGCGGCCAGACCAAAGACTCTGGAGGTCAAGGAAACTGTTACAGTTGTTGATTCCAGTGTTGATATTTCCACCACCGTTTTAACTGAATCGGTGACGGCAGGCAGTG TCGATGTTACCGTTCTTCCTTGA
- the LOC130552854 gene encoding keratin, type I cytoskeletal 47 kDa-like isoform X1 — protein sequence MSQIRSSSAGSFSNRSQVSRSFSSSGGGGYGFGGGINQAYGQSLMAGSVHSGAGIGVGSGFGLGSGVGFGIGSGFGMGAVSGRSVSSGLRMVGGSISAGGGGGSLSAGLKMGGGGAFVQNMAYIVNDKQQLQVLNDRLATYLEKVKRLEITNRELNEKLRSFTVNRVQTTHDLEPYQMQLRPLREKILTLIQENTELTLAIDNAKLAAEDFRLKYETEFGICQSVEGDIANLKALKKEYNATSDVLLHEVNTFEVELKNIKDAHQQEMIGLRGQIAGTVTVDVQNVESADLSRVLAEIRAEYETVIEKNRREAEHWYTKQVEKKSAEFAIVTETAVTGGTEITENRKQSMTLHTQLDAAFVEKSNLEQRLLEVQSQYQSQLYRLSQLAGSLEGELMSVRESALQQSRDYQLLLSTKVQLEREINTYKALLEGAGEVTVLAARPKTLEVKETVTVVDSSVELSTEELMTEVESQGGSNASFLITGEQSGGVTLTGLSTEVLTTEFGSQGESGASFLITGDQSGGVTLTGVSTEVLTTEFESQGDSNASFLITGERSADVTLTGINTEVLTTEFESQGDSNASFLITGDQSGGVTLTGVNTEVLTTEFGSQGGFTISSAQSGEISAAEVTAQVDF from the exons ATGTCTCAGATCAGAAGCTCTTCTGCGGGGTCCTTCAGTAACCGCTCTCAGGTGTCCAGGAGTTTTTCGAGCTCTGGAGGTGGAGGATATGGATTTGGAGGAGGAATTAATCAGGCGTACGGTCAGTCTCTGATGGCCGGCAGTGTGCACAGCGGTGCAGGGATAGGTGTAGGGTCTGGGTTTGGTTTAGGGTCTGGTGTAGGGTTTGGCATTGGGTCAGGGTTTGGGATGGGGGCAGTGAGTGGAAGGTCCGTCTCATCTGGTTTGAGAATGGTTGGAGGCTCTATATCGGCTGGTGGAGGTGGAGGATCTCTCTCAGCTGGTTTGAAGATGGGTGGTGGAGGTGCCTTCGTGCAGAACATGGCATACATCGTCAATGACAAACAGCAGCTGCAGGTTCTGAACGACCGTCTCGCCACTTACCTGGAGAAGGTGAAACGTCTGGAGATCACAAACCGCGAGCTAAATGAAAAACTCCGATCGTTCACCGTCAACAGAGTTCAAACCACTCACGACCTGGAGCCGTATCAAATGCAGCTGAGACCTCTGCGTGAAAAG ATTCTGACTCTTATTcaagaaaacacagaacttacttTAGCCATAGACAATGCCAAACTGGCTGCAGAGGATTTCAGATTGAA GTATGAGACCGAGTTTGGCATCTGTCAGTCTGTGGAGGGGGATATAGCAAATCTAAAAGCTCTGAAGAAAGAGTATAATGCCACGAGCGACGTGCTACTGCATGAGGTCAATACATTTGAAGTTGAACTCAAAAACATCAAAGACGCACACCAGCAG GAGATGATCGGCCTGCGAGGGCAGATTGCAGGTACAGTGACTGTGGATGTGCAGAATGTTGAGAGTGCAGACCTGTCACGTGTGCTGGCCGAGATCCGTGCCGAGTACGAGACGGTCATCGAGAAGAACCGCAGAGAGGCGGAACACTGGTACACTAAACAG GTGGAGAAGAAAAGTGCCGAGTTTGCGATCGTCACGGAGACGGCGGTCACTGGTGGTACTGAGATCACAGAGAACCGCAAACAGTCGATGACGCTGCACACGCAACTGGATGCCGCATTCGTAgag AAATCTAACCTGGAGCAGCGTCTGCTGGAGGTTCAGTCTCAATATCAGTCCCAGTTGTACAGATTGAGTCAGCTGGCTGGGAGTCTGGAGGGGGAGCTCATGTCCGTCCGTGAGAGCGCCCTGCAGCAGAGTCGAGACTATCAGCTGCTCCTGAGCACCAAAGTtcagctggagagagagatcAACACTTACAAAGCTCTGCTAGAGGGCGCCGGAGAGGTCACTGTGCTCGCGGCCAGACCAAAGACTCTGGAGGTCAAGGAAACTGTTACAGTTGTTGATTCCAGTGTCGAGCTCTCAACAGAAGAATTGATGACAGAAGTTG AATCACAGGGTGGAAGTAACGCCTCATTCTTGATTACTGGTGAACAATCTGGTGGTGTCACTTTAACTGGGCTTTCTACAGAAGTACTGACAACGGAATTTG GATCGCAGGGTGAAAGTGGCGCCTCGTTCTTGATTACTGGTGATCAATCTGGGGGTGTCACTTTAACTGGAGTTTCTACAGAGGTACTGACAACAGAGTTTG AATCACAGGGTGACAGTAATGCATCATTCTTGATTACTGGCGAGCGATCTGCTGATGTCACTTTAACTGGGATTAATACAGAAGTATTGACAACAGAGTTTG AATCACAGGGTGACAGTAACGCCTCATTCTTGATTACCGGTGATCAGTCTGGTGGTGTCACTTTAACTGGGGTTAATACAGAAGTACTGACAACAGAGTTTG GATCACAGGGTGGATTTACGATCAGCAGCGCTCAATCCGGAGAGATTTCAGCAGCAGAAGTGACGGCTCAAGTTGACTTCTGA
- the LOC130552854 gene encoding keratin, type I cytoskeletal 47 kDa-like isoform X2, which produces MSQIRSSSAGSFSNRSQVSRSFSSSGGGGYGFGGGINQAYGQSLMAGSVHSGAGIGVGSGFGLGSGVGFGIGSGFGMGAVSGRSVSSGLRMVGGSISAGGGGGSLSAGLKMGGGGAFVQNMAYIVNDKQQLQVLNDRLATYLEKVKRLEITNRELNEKLRSFTVNRVQTTHDLEPYQMQLRPLREKILTLIQENTELTLAIDNAKLAAEDFRLKYETEFGICQSVEGDIANLKALKKEYNATSDVLLHEVNTFEVELKNIKDAHQQEMIGLRGQIAGTVTVDVQNVESADLSRVLAEIRAEYETVIEKNRREAEHWYTKQVEKKSAEFAIVTETAVTGGTEITENRKQSMTLHTQLDAAFVEKSNLEQRLLEVQSQYQSQLYRLSQLAGSLEGELMSVRESALQQSRDYQLLLSTKVQLEREINTYKALLEGAGEVTVLAARPKTLEVKETVTVVDSSVELSTEELMTEVESQGGSNASFLITGEQSGGVTLTGLSTEVLTTEFGSQGESGASFLITGDQSGGVTLTGVSTEVLTTEFESQGDSNASFLITGDQSGGVTLTGVNTEVLTTEFGSQGGFTISSAQSGEISAAEVTAQVDF; this is translated from the exons ATGTCTCAGATCAGAAGCTCTTCTGCGGGGTCCTTCAGTAACCGCTCTCAGGTGTCCAGGAGTTTTTCGAGCTCTGGAGGTGGAGGATATGGATTTGGAGGAGGAATTAATCAGGCGTACGGTCAGTCTCTGATGGCCGGCAGTGTGCACAGCGGTGCAGGGATAGGTGTAGGGTCTGGGTTTGGTTTAGGGTCTGGTGTAGGGTTTGGCATTGGGTCAGGGTTTGGGATGGGGGCAGTGAGTGGAAGGTCCGTCTCATCTGGTTTGAGAATGGTTGGAGGCTCTATATCGGCTGGTGGAGGTGGAGGATCTCTCTCAGCTGGTTTGAAGATGGGTGGTGGAGGTGCCTTCGTGCAGAACATGGCATACATCGTCAATGACAAACAGCAGCTGCAGGTTCTGAACGACCGTCTCGCCACTTACCTGGAGAAGGTGAAACGTCTGGAGATCACAAACCGCGAGCTAAATGAAAAACTCCGATCGTTCACCGTCAACAGAGTTCAAACCACTCACGACCTGGAGCCGTATCAAATGCAGCTGAGACCTCTGCGTGAAAAG ATTCTGACTCTTATTcaagaaaacacagaacttacttTAGCCATAGACAATGCCAAACTGGCTGCAGAGGATTTCAGATTGAA GTATGAGACCGAGTTTGGCATCTGTCAGTCTGTGGAGGGGGATATAGCAAATCTAAAAGCTCTGAAGAAAGAGTATAATGCCACGAGCGACGTGCTACTGCATGAGGTCAATACATTTGAAGTTGAACTCAAAAACATCAAAGACGCACACCAGCAG GAGATGATCGGCCTGCGAGGGCAGATTGCAGGTACAGTGACTGTGGATGTGCAGAATGTTGAGAGTGCAGACCTGTCACGTGTGCTGGCCGAGATCCGTGCCGAGTACGAGACGGTCATCGAGAAGAACCGCAGAGAGGCGGAACACTGGTACACTAAACAG GTGGAGAAGAAAAGTGCCGAGTTTGCGATCGTCACGGAGACGGCGGTCACTGGTGGTACTGAGATCACAGAGAACCGCAAACAGTCGATGACGCTGCACACGCAACTGGATGCCGCATTCGTAgag AAATCTAACCTGGAGCAGCGTCTGCTGGAGGTTCAGTCTCAATATCAGTCCCAGTTGTACAGATTGAGTCAGCTGGCTGGGAGTCTGGAGGGGGAGCTCATGTCCGTCCGTGAGAGCGCCCTGCAGCAGAGTCGAGACTATCAGCTGCTCCTGAGCACCAAAGTtcagctggagagagagatcAACACTTACAAAGCTCTGCTAGAGGGCGCCGGAGAGGTCACTGTGCTCGCGGCCAGACCAAAGACTCTGGAGGTCAAGGAAACTGTTACAGTTGTTGATTCCAGTGTCGAGCTCTCAACAGAAGAATTGATGACAGAAGTTG AATCACAGGGTGGAAGTAACGCCTCATTCTTGATTACTGGTGAACAATCTGGTGGTGTCACTTTAACTGGGCTTTCTACAGAAGTACTGACAACGGAATTTG GATCGCAGGGTGAAAGTGGCGCCTCGTTCTTGATTACTGGTGATCAATCTGGGGGTGTCACTTTAACTGGAGTTTCTACAGAGGTACTGACAACAGAGTTTG AATCACAGGGTGACAGTAACGCCTCATTCTTGATTACCGGTGATCAGTCTGGTGGTGTCACTTTAACTGGGGTTAATACAGAAGTACTGACAACAGAGTTTG GATCACAGGGTGGATTTACGATCAGCAGCGCTCAATCCGGAGAGATTTCAGCAGCAGAAGTGACGGCTCAAGTTGACTTCTGA
- the soul5l gene encoding heme-binding protein 2 — translation MILVSCVTVLMLFGLTDSSVGPSNSSSSYCTESRECLQFDLICKTDQYEVRRYSSTRWVSTDAEAYFLGVGAAMAFRRLYHYISGENEEGVMFEMTAPVLVKVPEETKMWEPAIYTLSFLLPSAYQEKPPTPTNDKLYFSDMPDMDVYVRVYGGWMLSIISRLHAHLLTKALLKADAHFNHTHHYAVGYDSPLKLLNRHNEVWFVVEGDPVCEDPDHTMNSTDTH, via the exons AT GATTCTAGTGTCCTGTGTAACGGTGCTGATGCTGTTCGGTCTGACtgacagcagtgttgg CCCTAGTAATTCATCCAGCAGTTACTGCACAGAGTCCAGAGAATGTCTTCAATTTGATCTGATCTGCAAGACGGATCAGTATGAA GTACGTCGTTACTCGTCCACGCGGTGGGTCTCTACAGACGCTGAGGCCTATTTCCTCGGGGTGGGCGCGGCTATGGCCTTCAGACGTCTCTATCATTATATATCTGGAGAGAATGAAGAAG GtgtaatgtttgaaatgaccgCTCCTGTACTCGTCAAAGTCCCTGAAGAAACAAAGATGTGGGAACCGGCGATCTACACGCTCAGCTTCCTGCTTCCATCGGCCTATCAGGAGAAGCCGCCCACTCCCACCAATGACAAG CTGTATTTCTCTGACATGCCCGACATGGACGTGTATGTGAGGGTTTATGGCGGCTGGATGCTGTCAATCATCTCTCGGCTTCACGCCCACCTGCTGACCAAAGCACTGCTCAAAGCCGACGCCCACTTCAACCACACACACCACTACGCTGTGGGTTATGACAG TCCTCTGAAGTTGTTGAACAGGCACAATGAAGTGTGGTTTGTGGTAGAAGGAGATCCAGTTTGTGAAGATCCAGATCACACAATGAACTCTACTGACACACACTaa